GTTGGTGTCCGTTGGAAACTGCCTGCAGTCAATTAAAGTATGCAACAGAGATGTATCTGGTCATTCAGGATTTTATTATAAATATGCGTTCAAAAGATAAGAAACCATAAGAAGGGAATTTATTTACAGCGAATTCCCTTCTTATCCAGCATCTCGAAGTCTTCTTTTCCCATGCCTGTATCACCTAATGAACATGCTTTATTGTGATCGTTCAGATATATTCTGGGCTTTTCTGTCAGCAAGGCGCTCGTCACGGATAGGGAATCATTGCGATAAGGAGTCGCTATGCCACCCAATTGGAGCATCGTATGGAAAAAAGAAGCGCTGGAAGAAATATTCCTTTTTTGGTTGCCTTGTGCCGCTTGTGCCAACATCGGATTAGCTTCTTTGTAGCTGTCAGACATCCACAAAAGAAAAGGTACATGAATTTGATAATATGAGGGTACTGGCGAAGCGTGCAAAAACAGACGCCTCTCATCATCAAAGATATCTTCTCCGTGGTCGGAGGTATAAAGCATGGCTGCATCCACGCATTGCCGCTGTAACAAGTGAATAATACGTGCCAAAAAATCATCTGTATATCGAATGGAATTATCATAGGCATTTACTAAATTTTTTTTATACCTGACTTTGGCATCCACCGGAGTGTCAGGTAAAAAAACTGCTCTTTCTGCCGGATAACGCTCACGATAATTAAAATGTGATCCATAAGTATGGAGAACAATAAATTGTTTGGTAGCTCCCTTCTCAACTTCGGCTGCCACCAATTTTAGTAATTCATCATCTGAAGGATTATAGTTGGAATCTTTTACGTCCTCTTTGATAAAATCAAATGTATCGGCCTCTTTACCAAAAAAATCGATGAAGGAATGGTTATAACGCTGATTGGAGAAAAAAGCGGTCTGATACCCGGCTTCTTTGAATGCAGTAATAATTCCTTTCTGATAATAAATAGAATCAAAATCATTAGCATCGACGGATGATAATAACATCGGAACACTTTTGTGCGTGGTATTTGATTCTGTCAGCGCATGACAGAAATAAGTCAATCCTTTTACCTTTGAGAGTTCAGGATTTGTTTCACGTTCATAATCATAAATGGACCAATTATTGGCGCGGGAAGTTTCGCCCACTACCATTACATACACTTCTCTCCTACCAGCAGGATGAGTGGCTTTGGCATTAAACGTAAAGCCTTTCGATGTTTCCTCATACTTTTGTGTTTGAGTAGCCCGTTGAAAAGCAAGTGCAATATTATAACACACATTTGCCGGATACAGATCAGATTTCAGTTCGTAGCGGCTATCCGACAAAAGAGTAAAGCCTAAAGATGAAATACCGATAGCTAATGCAAACCATGCTCTTTTTCGTTCCCGTCGGACAAATATTTCCGGTAATTTCCGCTTACGCACTATTAAAATCATTGCCAGAATCAATGCAGGTATATACAGCAGTACCACGATGACGATAGCAGGTATCAGATTATCGAGTAATTCCAATGCTTCGCTTGGATTGGTTGTTACCAGATTCAAGAACATGTCCACTGCAATAATGGACTGTCCGAAAAGATAAAGCAACACTATCTGGAAGGCTCCGAAAAAGATAAACGGGAACAAAATCCAGAAAGTTCTGCCACTGTTCCTTGACCAAGTCATTACCATATAATATAAGGAGAACGGTAACGCCACATTGCATATCTTTGCCTCCAATGATATCGGTTCTGTAAAACAAAGTATGATATTGGGAACTATTAAAACAGTTAGAAACAAATAAAACAACTGTTCCTGATTTCCAAACTGTCCCTTCATGTTTTTAAAAAGCTTCATTGATATTGAATATAAATCCTGTTTGATGTTTGCCAAATCCTAAATCTAAACGCACATTCACTCTTTTCTTGAATTCCCAGCGATAGCCAAATCCGTAGTTGGGAAGTATCTGCTTGGTCTTGAATTTCTGGAAATCTGGAAATATGGTTCCAGCCCCCACCCACACGGCAACACCATTCCGTTTCCATACATGCTGACGCAGTTCCAATTGGGAATCCATTACACATTTATCACGATAGCGTCCCTCGTAATAGCCACGCATGGAGTAAGATCCTCCTAATGTTGCCATCAATCCCCAAGGAGGATTTCCATAATTCAACAAGATGTGAAACTGACCTGCCAATGTGCCACCTTTCCATATAGGATGGTAATAATTTGTCGTCAGTTCTGTACTGCTAAACGCATATTTGTTGCCAAGAAAAGCAGGGCTGAATCGTTGGTCAATCCTCAAATAATATCCTCTATAAGCATTGGTCAGAAAATCCCGCGAATCATACAATAGTGAAAAGCCAAGACTAAGATTGGCTGTCCGCGATTTCATCCCTTCCCACAATTCCGGTTTTTCAAAGTCATGTCCATTCACATAATCAAACATAGCCATTGGGCCAATATAAAAGTTGCGTGCCATGCGGAACATAAAATCGGCTTTCACCTGTGCCTGAAAGCGTTCATATTCACTCTTGTTGCCATTGTCAGAACCATTATCATATCCCTTTCCCCAGTAGAAACTTGGGAAAGAATAAAAATATAAGTTGTAATTAAGACGATATTTATCTTGTGGAAATAAATGATTTCCACGTACGCCCAACAAATAAAAACCTACAGTGGAAACATCTCC
Above is a window of Bacteroides helcogenes P 36-108 DNA encoding:
- a CDS encoding lipid A phosphoethanolamine transferase, which encodes MKLFKNMKGQFGNQEQLFYLFLTVLIVPNIILCFTEPISLEAKICNVALPFSLYYMVMTWSRNSGRTFWILFPFIFFGAFQIVLLYLFGQSIIAVDMFLNLVTTNPSEALELLDNLIPAIVIVVLLYIPALILAMILIVRKRKLPEIFVRRERKRAWFALAIGISSLGFTLLSDSRYELKSDLYPANVCYNIALAFQRATQTQKYEETSKGFTFNAKATHPAGRREVYVMVVGETSRANNWSIYDYERETNPELSKVKGLTYFCHALTESNTTHKSVPMLLSSVDANDFDSIYYQKGIITAFKEAGYQTAFFSNQRYNHSFIDFFGKEADTFDFIKEDVKDSNYNPSDDELLKLVAAEVEKGATKQFIVLHTYGSHFNYRERYPAERAVFLPDTPVDAKVRYKKNLVNAYDNSIRYTDDFLARIIHLLQRQCVDAAMLYTSDHGEDIFDDERRLFLHASPVPSYYQIHVPFLLWMSDSYKEANPMLAQAAQGNQKRNISSSASFFHTMLQLGGIATPYRNDSLSVTSALLTEKPRIYLNDHNKACSLGDTGMGKEDFEMLDKKGIRCK
- a CDS encoding BamA/TamA family outer membrane protein, producing MSTRLTRWILAILLLMTETANHAQTHFAEFAIPTDSTHISPNIDSLSANRGFFKRFLDYFNDANKEKNNKKFDFSIIGGPHYSSDTKLGLGLVAAGLYRTDRRDTLLPSSNISLYGDVSTVGFYLLGVRGNHLFPQDKYRLNYNLYFYSFPSFYWGKGYDNGSDNGNKSEYERFQAQVKADFMFRMARNFYIGPMAMFDYVNGHDFEKPELWEGMKSRTANLSLGFSLLYDSRDFLTNAYRGYYLRIDQRFSPAFLGNKYAFSSTELTTNYYHPIWKGGTLAGQFHILLNYGNPPWGLMATLGGSYSMRGYYEGRYRDKCVMDSQLELRQHVWKRNGVAVWVGAGTIFPDFQKFKTKQILPNYGFGYRWEFKKRVNVRLDLGFGKHQTGFIFNINEAF